The proteins below come from a single Geobacillus thermoleovorans genomic window:
- a CDS encoding DeoR family transcriptional regulator, with the protein MKPSTHRMLTRIKSVYMYISEKGTVTTQELVDEFGTTPRTIQRDLNVLMYNDLVRSPSKGKWTTTNKKVRISS; encoded by the coding sequence TTGAAACCTTCAACACATCGGATGCTTACCCGCATCAAGTCCGTGTATATGTACATTAGCGAAAAAGGAACGGTTACGACCCAAGAGCTTGTTGATGAGTTCGGCACCACCCCACGAACGATCCAGCGCGACTTGAACGTGCTTATGTACAACGATCTCGTTCGCAGCCCAAGCAAGGGCAAATGGACGACCACAAACAAAAAAGTGCGCATCTCTTCGTAA
- a CDS encoding pseudouridine synthase: MELRIDKLLAHMGYGTRKEVKKLLKSGAVKVDGAPVRDAKTKVRPDEQIVTVWGETVEYKPFIYLMMNKPSGVVSATEDAVEETVVDLLEEEDRAFSPFPVGRLDKDTEGLLLLTNDGQLAHQLLSPKKHVPKTYFAVVDGEVTEADVAAFQRGVVLDDGYETKPAKLVVLKSGLRSDVEVTITEGKFHQVKRMFQAVGKRVVYLKRIQMGPLPLDPDLAVGEYRELTDEEVGMLKQYRPETDEKKGT; the protein is encoded by the coding sequence GTGGAGCTGCGCATTGACAAGCTGCTCGCCCATATGGGGTATGGGACGAGGAAGGAAGTGAAAAAGCTGCTCAAGTCCGGAGCGGTGAAAGTGGATGGCGCGCCGGTCCGTGATGCGAAAACGAAAGTGCGGCCGGATGAGCAAATCGTGACCGTTTGGGGAGAAACGGTCGAGTACAAGCCGTTCATTTACTTGATGATGAATAAGCCTTCGGGGGTCGTTTCCGCGACGGAAGATGCCGTGGAAGAGACGGTCGTCGATTTGCTTGAAGAAGAAGACCGGGCATTTTCCCCGTTTCCGGTCGGGCGGCTTGACAAAGATACGGAAGGGCTGCTGCTCTTGACGAATGACGGCCAGCTCGCCCATCAGCTGTTGTCGCCGAAAAAACACGTGCCGAAAACGTATTTTGCCGTCGTGGACGGGGAAGTGACGGAAGCGGATGTCGCGGCGTTTCAGCGCGGCGTCGTCCTTGATGACGGCTATGAAACAAAGCCGGCCAAGCTCGTTGTGTTGAAATCCGGCCTTCGTTCCGATGTCGAGGTGACGATCACCGAGGGGAAGTTCCATCAAGTGAAGCGGATGTTTCAAGCGGTCGGCAAGCGGGTCGTGTATTTAAAACGAATTCAAATGGGGCCGCTGCCGCTTGACCCGGATTTGGCCGTCGGCGAGTATCGGGAATTGACGGATGAAGAGGTGGGCATGTTGAAGCAATACCGGCCAGAGACGGACGAAAAAAAAGGAACCTGA